From the Porites lutea chromosome 5, jaPorLute2.1, whole genome shotgun sequence genome, the window cgcccgctaATCGTCattaatccactcccgaaatatggcaaaatcagctattaacaaattattgacagaaatcctctacagcatcgagaaactgatttacatccgatttatagacaaacaatgaataaagaacattttgcccaatagctacgcatcagcaatgcattctatgccaaactttgccgttcttaaaggggaatcaagacacgagtcgagcgccaaacaacaacaaacagccatgttcgtgtcagacctccttgagaaacttgctctttcacctcgttcagcgcatcagtctccactttaaatcaacagatctttacttatttcatacaacgaaggtctttcctaagttccttctaccatttcaatctcaaggaagctttcaaagtgaacaatttggttcctatgactatgcagcacggtcgctgtcactggtcgcgtgctctttgacaagtcagcggtcgcgcatgctgaatcaaaaaagacccctgttctgAACACCATAGTTAGAAAATTTGCTCGTATCGCCAAATGAAAGCTTCAAAATAAgtttcagtcattcagtcaCGGTTGAAAGCGAGAATGATTGATATACATATCAAAAATCGAGAATTATCTGGCCACTTCTGACGTGACGCGAGCACGttagaaaaatactaaaactggCTCATAATTAAGTTAGTCACCTTTAACGCGATACTCAAAAGGAAGATAATTTCTAAATTTAGGTCATCACAGACAAAGATTTTGGATTAAGCCCTCTTAGCCTCACATCACCTTCTACTAAAAACTTTACACTTAATTTTCCATTTCTTCACTATTCCTTGCCTACGGCAGCATTTCTACCCTTTAGGTATACTAGTAGTAGGACAATAAAAACAGTGCAAATGAATCTTTATGTGCTCCgatcctcaagcgaagaatccACGCATAAgtgggaaaactcaaaaacagatgttggtcctgttggtttccggcggccatgtTTGGCCATATTTGTCCCCCTGAATTGAAAGGGACACAGACATGGCTTCTCCAGACAAAGCTTATAAATTTgagtaaaacgtttttctgaatatctcgcatatgaaatatTGCAAAGGCCAGCTGtttcttggcaaggctttttgcatatttatcttctttcatttttcagattctagactttctttactaaaaggtttccatttttgtttttgatgacgtgacagtgaaaaccagcaattgtgatggaattattacaaattacgataGAACGGCAGAGTcctaggttcggcacatgtaaagttcgacgtatgaatcaattaggaacgttCCTAATTGGTTCAtacgtcgaactttacatgtgccgaacctaataattaggttcggcacatgtgaagttcgacgtttgaaccggggcTTAACTACAATTTGCGACGACAGGTAtaattacaaagtgcgatgattgtGACAGTACACATTGGTTTATACCTTATGTAGTAAATTACATACAAATTCATAAATATCTCACTGCAAGCATAACCAACAACAGGCGCTGAGTCGATATCGGCACACTTTGTTTTCAGATCAAACGATAGCCAAATTCATCAGTATTAAAATGCTCATTAACCGCTAGGTGTTAGGAAAAGCaacatcaaaaaaaaatttgaaaaaacttGCTTCAGCTAATACAGTTCTTCTATATACAAATATTAGAAAATAGAAGGTTCAAACCTAGTCTTGAATTTAGGAAAAAGTGCATGCCATGTTCTATTATCTGACCAAAACATCTGTCTGCAACACGGCGTTTGTAAAAAGGAAATGTCAGTTAGTAATTCTCCATGGAAGAAATTGTAACTCAGCGATATACTAACAATCCAAAATACCACTTTTAGCTTCGCCGTGCAACTTCATCGTGCCTTTGGGGATTTCTACATAAAATTATACACTTTTGAACCCCTCTTTGCTGTGAAAAGCGTAGATAAAAGGGTTGAATTATTCTATACtcaactagcctgcgtagctggcggtattttGTAGTAGTGGAGTGAGATtcggcggcggagccgttgttgctgcggagcgaccgaagggagcgagcagcaacataatcaggatttaaaggaaatatataaggggcgacgaattctcgaattcatcactttttaccacaatgcattgcatttaaccacactttttaccacaatgcattgcatttaaccagagtgcattgtgccacgaacaactcaaataaaaacacgtggaagttcggtgggtgagagagtgcatcgttcgctgctcagacttagagttttctttgtggcaaattttcttcaGCACGggtagaggtcttaccaaattttaagacacgcaggagtctttcagatgagtacgatggttaacttggggattggatttcaattcaagagcaaTTTTGACTCAAGAgccttttttcagttttttgctcttcgactccgcaacacgggggatatacaaattccagcttgctagaaggtgatgtgaaagtgagaaaatgtcatgcaatgctattcttaagaaactgtgtGAGCCGAAAATGGACGTGATTTTGActattcgcttcaaaataacagcggaaatcgagataacaaaacatatgttttgtgtcctactttgcagacgaggacgtgtatcggcgttttgaaaagcataataatgttctttcattcatttattgccatggaatatgcgtttacattgttttttcactgttaatagctcgattaatgcggctggcgatcatcttgccagcggaagtttcatggaaaaggaataaaatgaaagacttttcccaAAGGCTACGTAATCAGTCtgtgtggtgtagtggttaagtGTAGTTGCGTCGAGTcgaaggtgccgggttcgaatcctactGAGTTATTTagtccttctttcttttttttcccgttttttgtgttgttgttttctataaatatatagctaaataactgttacttaataaagtgcaacaaacagcaagaaaagtattgtgtttccagagaaaatatcgtgcaccgtatattaaatataaggataaacgatctgaatttctattatttcctacaagttactgtgggaaaacctgagttgataaccacttgatcattttctaaacaacgttcccacgagttctttctacagactgatagtaattattctagtactttccaacatgtaaataggacattcaatgtcatttttgattcttttaagtctcactgcctaactagtgccagtatcaacagaatgtgccgcagcattactatcttttagataccctagtaataattatagtcgagtgagatttgacggcggagccgtcacgagcggcgaagccgcaagaaataccgcctgccggagaaccatgattttttgAATGCCCcccacttttgtcaccttagcTGATCCAAATTAAATCAGCCAGtcaaagagaaacctgcaatttgaaacttccgattattttcgcgcgagacagtttagaaataagcgttgacaggctaaacacgactcctaagctcgtgataatgggaaacgtgaccttgtgagtttgcttgaacagaggtttttttattttctcggctctcgcgcgaaggttactagcactacacagtgcatgtatcattctaaactttgactgagtaaatctttttttgcaacaccaggcttaacattaaaaggtcatgaagctggtttgttacatgcatactgagtaaccatttccggtggtttattcttctgtaggtgttcctgataggatttgatctcagatgcagttgtatagtgttttaattttctttgacctttgtttcttacggctaaataaagacaattccagcgctgtgaagtttaaagacgccatttcggcaatttggtcatcaattatgctctttttaaagcggaaatcacaatcacgttacatgtacgtcttttccagtttgccatctgctccctaaattgggaaacATATGCGAAGgatcatctaacatgattgacatatgtatggccctcgaccaatccgtttccccgcacactggtgtgcggactattcaaaatactggggttttctggcaggcggtatttcaaccgcctcgtccctactccctttttttggaacacggctccgccgccaaaactttaatctcgcacccacacaataccgccagctacgcaggctaatactCAACAAATACAATGATTGTAATGCAAGTATCAAGACACATAGTAGCGGGCAAGATCCTCaggtcgcttgtgcaaattagcaagggatacgacagttaTTAGGACGAGCAAGGTCGaagaaaagctaagaagctTGCAAATAGCGCTATATATCGATAATTTGATCGAAAgtgtgtgagctttggtgttgccacgatctgcttgtgtaaaccgtttagatattttgtgtccgtgattgtataatttgttaatttgttttgaggGCCGTGATGCGGGATCGCCGTCTATTTCACTGGACTGGCAAGGTCATCAacacttaaatcctttttttctctaaaataggcaaggtctagtctccagaataggaggtttcattcacagatcacacatgtttatattgcatctattcttttgctaattaaacggGACTAGCTAGCTTCATATCAATCCTTTCTAGTGTGGGCCTCAGTTCATCTTctaattctccaccaaattcagtaaagctagttcgatcgattatCTACATCGAGTCGGCCCGTTGACACCAAGgtaatgcgaaatagcttttaaatacgcgcttaagctaattttcctcaaatgtatatttgaattcgTGATAAATTCAGCTCCACCAGCTGCAAACAGCGTCTttggcagagaaaaattgttttgatatgacaaaattaatttttcaaatcatgTTCGCCACTGTGGTGCAATGGTCAAGGAGTTGCTTTCGTGtgcagataaaccgggttcgactcccggcgacGCTGTTTCCTGTTTCTTAGTACcgtttttattaattttttttcagtttagtcTTTGTCTTTTAACACTGTTTTTCCTTTTGGCCTGTTTtcctttattcttactgctgacTTTGCTGATCATGCACTTTGATCAATATATAAGTCCggagttttattttaaaaaagggatTTCAAGAGTGcttgatctgcatactggccaaGGTTAAGGCCAGAAAAAACCATAAGCTGTCAAAACATGTCCCGTCTCCTCTGAAACAACTGAAACAACTGAATTTTttgacatcatgacaaacaacacacGTTTCATTGCAAAAAAGTACTAAagtctagttttctatgacaagagggaccttaaaatctccaaatccaagaaatcggaacagcATTTCCGTGATAAATtcgaaatttttatctgtctcttcgatgaacactttgctcgccatttttaaattcactgacgcgagacgtcatactggcaggcggactgaACCACcgatttccttggagacaccttCCGCTTCATTATTTAATGACGGAAACAGCCAAGAGAAACAGTTAGTTATTCAGTTCAACAGGAGTTTCGTTCTGTGTTGTCGGTTTCCACCAAAACAGCATTCGTTTAAGGCCTTCTCGGAATTTTCTGCCACGAAATCCGTAAATCATAGGGTTTAGACTTAAACTGCACACGAAAAAGAAATCCGCTACGAGTAGAATGTCTTCCTTTCTATCACTTCCTGTTACTTTAAATGCCCAAAAATACCACAGATATGGCGTGTAACCCACTAAAAACCCCGTAGTGGCCAAGGTTAGAGTGATgacaagtttctttttctctgatGTTGTATCTCTGTCGGTTTCTGGGTACGCTCTTTTACTAAAGTAAAGTCCCTTAATCACCCATCCATAGCAAGAAAACGTAACCACTATTTGCATATAGGTTATAATGAGATTTATGGCGACATAAATTTTGCTTGCTTCATTCATCTGTAAGGTCCATGGACCGATACACCCAGAGTATGTCTCGCTCCATTCTCTAAGAAAGAATTCTGGAAAACATATGATGAGACTTGCGATCCAAATGAAAGCAATTGCCCGCTTAATGTTATCTTTATTTAACCGGAGTTCTATTTCCAATGGCTTCAGAATCGCGTGGTACCTTTCCACCGCCAGCACAGTAAGGGTACTGGAGGAAACCATGATGCTGATTTCCGCAAGCGTAGTAAACTTACAAACGAACTTTGCGAAGGAAAAGTGGTACAGTGGCCACAGCAATACGGTGATGACATCACTAACAGTCATACTCACCAGAAGATAGTTTGTCGTGGTGTGCATTTCTCGTGTCTTATGCACAATTCGTATCACCGAAAGATTTCCGATCAATCCGATGATAAGGAACGGGATTCCCCCATAAAAAAGTGCTAGTGCAAGATTAACGTTTTTGGTCATGCTTCACTCATCAAGCTGATCAATACGACAAAGTACCAGACAGTTGTAGGTTGGCAGAccaactttttaaaaatagcctaGCTTACTCAATGCTTCCTGTTTGTTGAGGGTAGATCGTGTATCGACTTTTGCATTAATTGGGCTGGTAATTGTTGCCATACTGAGATGGTATTAGTGACGTTTTTCGTGAAAATTAGGAATATTCTGTGGAATGATTAACACACACAGCGGCTTTTTAAGCAAGGGTAAAAAATGGAACACTCGTTTAAAGATGCAGATGGGCAGGGACCCGccaattaaaaatcatttaatatttatagtCGGGTGGCAGACGCTACCAGAAGACGGATGAGAAAAGGTTTGAAATTGGGTTACGGTGGTTTTTTTACCCTCTAAATAATATTTGATTTGTAGTAGAGTCGAGTTTTGGTATAAGTTCTTAAGGggagttttttttatatttgggCCAAAATACCACAAGGTACCCAAGTCTGATTTGTTCtggaaaataaattaatgtcaCTGGTATCGAACGGAAAGATTACATAAAGTACTTGGGAGTTTATATAGATAAACATCTCAGTTGGCAACCACAGATACaacatgtaaataataaattagccAAAAATTTAGGAATCCTTTCAAAACTAAGATATTACGTAGATCTGAATatactgaaaacaaatttattatcttcagttaccatatttggagagcatggtataatgggtcatataccatgatggctaagccaatcagagctctagaattgcattatccaatgactcagtttttaataaaagtcATATGATGCCCTCCAAATGTGGTAACTGTGCGCGTctgcttaaaattaaaaacaagctgaaaatagccggttgtttttataaataaagcAGGGAAGAATCCTCTGAttttgggcgtttttaataGAACAATTACTTCTCTCGCggttgttggatatgagatgattatagccaactcatatccaacgcgcactagTGGAATAACCGTTAATTAACTAACTTAAGAAAAAGGCTATATAACTTATGCAGGTTAATTGTTCTATAGATCGTTTtgacagtgacgtcatcaaattgtaaggtcaaaacagcgaggttttacgaattcttataaTAAAGATagacaaaaagtaaatctttgtacaagtttccattcccgtagcatgtttcacttcgaaaatacagcaatttgaacttccgagttttcaaagtgcgtgacaccaaaataggaatgctgtctcgttgaaaaaaaaaagtcattccTCTTGATGTTCGGCAGTataccatttcaagtattagaagatatgtttatgcgcaagTATGCTAGttctcaagagaaaaaaaaaagcttttatagAAAGAGGGAActtcagatgtttttgttgatttccagGCGGCCATTTTGGTTCACCAAAACcatacaccaatatggcgtttccgtacaaagctctacaaaggtgcgtgaaacgtttcggcaaaaaactcagaaactgtgggccacaaagatcTGAGacttggaaaaattgtttatatattagtcttttataacatttcattttcttggcttcttccactggacggttttcaatttatttttttgttgcgtgacagtgaaaacgatctataccCAACAAATGATTATGTTTCAATATTACGCTTCGTTTTCTGTCTTCATTGATTGACAACAACCTTAGTAATACGTACACTCGTTTATAGATGCGACTGGCCGCAATAATGGAAAGAGTGCATTTCGGTGAGTTCCTCATAGGTTAgtcttaatattttttttcgacAGCACCTGTTTATCGAGTTCCTGTTCCGAAAACAactcgttttaaaattcaaagggATCTCGATTGTCGAATAAATGTCTTCTTTGTAAATGCAACTTGTAGTTAGAAAATTACACATTTCCTAAcacgtttttcattttctttacgCATAGAGCAATGGCAAAGGTCAATTAATTGTGTGTGTGTTCATACCCTGTACCATTCTATTCTTCCTCCTTTAATTTAACTCTCGAATGCCGCCCACGAAGAGTAGCTGCCTTTCAACTAAACAAGAAACGGCGCCTTTTATTAAGTCAAGCGGCGGGTCCCGCTGTTCAAGTCTAATTAAGGAAGAGTATAAAACACTATGTTTCGGCCATTTCTCACATTTATTCTAATTTGTGAACACTTACTTTAattgttccttttcttttccttaattGGTAAAATAGAAGgtgtttttaataaattctGCTGGCATAAGTAAATAAGGCTTACAAGCTGTTATTACAAGACGGCTCTGTTCATTAGTGAATACAGGCGATCGCAACGTTATAAGTGGTGGCAATTTTATAAGTGGCAATCGTTAGTTATATCTCTTATTCCAGTGAAGCCTCGCCCCAAATTTTAACAGGCGGATAGAATTAGGACCAGAATATTATTAATACACAATAATTATTACTACTTCAAAACATTCCAGGCCGGGCCAAAACTTGAAATTACAGATACATAACTCCTAAAAAGCACTTTTACCATACGCAGATTTccttacgttttttttttttttgcgggggggggggggatttcaCATAACTTTTTGCACATAACTAGAAAGAAAAGCAAAGCTGTCCTTAACAATTGGATATGACTTTACAGTATTATGCAAGaacggaaaaaaatatattatatatttttttagaaagaGAGCTAATCAGTTAGATGCATATGAGGAAAATAGTAAGAGCAGCAATTAGTTATTTAGTTCAAAAGCGTCGTTCTGTGCTGTAGGTTTCCAGCATAACAACATTCTTTTAAGCCCTTCTCGAAATTTTTTACCACGAAATCCATAAATAATAGGGAATAGACTTAaactggacaaaaaaaaattcgctaCGTCTAGAAAGTCTTCGGTTCTATCTTTTCCTGTTAATAGAAATGCCCAAAAATACGACAGACATGGCGTGTAACCCACTAAAAGCCCTGTAGTGGCCAAGGTTATAGTTATgacaagtttctttttctctgatGTTGTCTCTCTGTCGGTTTCTGGGTACACTATGATACTAAAGTAAAGTCCCTTAATCACGCAACCAGAGCAGGAAAACATAACCACCATTTAAAGACAATTAATTGTGTGATTTATGGCGACATAAATTTTGCTTGCTTCATTTAACTGCACGGTCCTGGGACCGATACATGAAGAGTTTGCCTCGCTCCACTCTTTTAGAAAGAATTCCGGAAAACATATAACGAAACTTGCGATCCAAATACAAGCGATTGTCCGCTTGATGTTATCTTCATTTACCGCAGAATCAGAATCTCGTGGTATCTTTCCACCGCCAGCGCAGTAAGGTTATTGGAGGAAACCATAATGCTGACTTCCGCAAATAAGGCTGTAATTATTTTCATAACAGTGGCGTTGACGTTTGTCGTGAAAATTAGGAATAATCTGTAGAATGGTTAACACAAAAGTTATTATTGAGCGCTTGTATACAAGGAATATAATAAGCGGTGACCGCaatcaaaaatttcaactttaaaACAGTGGTAAATAATTCCGTTAGCAAAAGCCAGAAAATGGGGATTTTTTCACAACAGACGAATTTGAAGAGGTTTAATCCTTTACAATTTAAGATCAAAATATGAATTcgcatttgttgcccctattcatttcctacagaagttgTGGGGAGAAATGATAAAATGTCGAGAAAATTCATCTTgggtgatcatgtccgtaattctcataaccactctgttttacaaagcattgatattacagggagaaatttgatgctgatcattcTTAGGGCTTAAAGTTCCCATCACCtaaagttttatattttcttatctgaaactataccatattaaaataacttctgcgaaaaaattttgcggtTTGAACAAAACGCgattttttaccaatttttgaagtctacattttTGCGATACACTCGCGCCGCTGATCATGCAAACTAGCAAGCTCACATACTACGACGTCATGTGACTTAAATTAAGAAACTCGCATTACCTTGCCTTCACCAGCTGTacacaaaaaaagataaatttcaagtaaggattgaatcacaatgtcttcgtaagaagaaagtttttgtgaaaaagaaaaacctatcaGCACTCTTAATGTTTTCCTGTCGATAAGGTCACGTGTTCCTTAAAgtacgtcatagtccgagagaAGACTAAGATGAATGGTgtgccaaaatggcggcaaatttgaacgtttttaaaaaattctaacaaAATCGTCTTTGGTTCAAATcacaaaattttttcgcagaagttattttgaTAAGGTGTAGTTTTagataacaaaataaaaaattttaggtgatgggcaccttaaagggttaaaagggtaTTGTAGCAGACTCTACCCCCTGATAAATACCTGGTACTAAGAGTTAGTGGAGTAAAATTGTGCTATAGGTTGTTTGTGTTATTTGGGCCCAAAGATCATAATTATAGTACAACTAAGTCTGCTTTGTTCTGTAATTATATTTATCCACTAGAAAtagtccagtcaatctaggcattttcgaggctcaacatcaaactaattgcaacagaattgttttcaacatTATTTAAGTAAGGGTGGCCTATCGATCAACATACTAAAACTCCGCCAAAATCCGTTCGGCGGAACGTGTTAAAATTAAGCGTTAAACATGTGGAGCTTTTAACACAGGGAACCCACGTTAGTTGAAATTATACGGTTAAACAAAAAATGCCCAAAATGTGATGGTTACTGGtatggaaaagtgaaagaagaaagaagaactgCTACCTAGTTTTCGCCGATAAAATcgaggtgtttcttttttcgAAAGGATAAATATTAAACGCGGTTGGCTTTTGCACAGGAAGTGCATGTTCCACTCAAGGAACCCCAAACAACAAGAGGCTTTCAGAGTAATAGAGTGAACTGTTGGctgtaaaactacaacaaatttagtCGTAAGGCTTTAAATCTGAAAAAATGAAAGCCGTTACTTAATCATTAGCTTTTAAAAGATATCCtttttttatcagatttctGTTAGCCGCAAGGGTAAGAAAAATTTATATCAGAGCTGGATTTTTGAATAACGTTATAGCCAAAATAGAGCTCTCCCctcaaacagttttttctttcaacaactACCTCCAAAGAAGCCAACGTAAAAACTAAGAGTggagccatttttttttctctcttctcctcgtttttttctcctcgctctttctatttttactgTTCTTGTTCTTTTCTAGGAGAATTTTTGGGCTCATTTTTCCTTCggcttttggtctttttctcagtgaaaagactgcaattttcgttcggtacgttttcaaaaacctagcaagataatgctttggcttttacggttacctatacattaatttttgttaacgTACCAACATCCTCGAATATACAAGTTTGACTTTTTtgaatcttttcattttcttcttgttaaaagtgaattggAGAGGAGGGGAGGATAGTTTTACTAATTCTTTACGACGCACAACAATGCAGAGTTTTTGAACAGGTTAAGCTCCAATGCCTATGAATTTGATAAGAGGGAAATGCCTTTTCATTAAAGGAAAAGTGTTGTTACCTTCGCAAAGGTTAACGGAACATTCAtcgcataagaactttggttctAGCAAACGTTTGcttcaagaaaacgaaatagtaCAATAGGGAAGGTGGTTTGTAAGGCAAAGATTAACTCTGGGTAGCCAAAACAATGCGTATAAAAATATCTTGTAATAGACTCTAGAGTAATGGAAATTCCCCACGCAGAGCATAACTCACGCAACTCAGTCAGAGGGTTAACTTGCAGTAAGTTGAAGTGTTACACAACGCTCATCCGTAGAGAAATATAGGTTCCACAAAAAGAGGTGACACATCAGAAGCTAAGTCAGACAAGTCCATTAATGTCGTACATATGTCCAGTACTTTCGCGCCTTCATTGAccactgcaattattttcagaTGTTTAGGATCCCAAGATTGTTATAGAAAAAGAGGTCTTCATTTGCCAATGGACGAAAAAAAACTGGTCGAGGTTCAGGGTTGTTCTCACACAAGAAATGCAAGGAGGCAATATAAATGCCTTTAGACCACAGAGCAATTAATCTTGTTCATCGATCTTACCAAGAAATGAAGAGCGTCCGtagaaaatacaaattaaacaCGCAGATACACTAAACTAAATCTGGGCCTAGCTAcaagaagaagataaaa encodes:
- the LOC140938011 gene encoding substance-K receptor-like yields the protein MTKNVNLALALFYGGIPFLIIGLIGNLSVIRIVHKTREMHTTTNYLLVSMTVSDVITVLLWPLYHFSFAKFVCKFTTLAEISIMVSSSTLTVLAVERYHAILKPLEIELRLNKDNIKRAIAFIWIASLIICFPEFFLREWSETYSGCIGPWTLQMNEASKIYVAINLIITYMQIVVTFSCYGWVIKGLYFSKRAYPETDRDTTSEKKKLVITLTLATTGFLVGYTPYLWYFWAFKVTGSDRKEDILLVADFFFVCSLSLNPMIYGFRGRKFREGLKRMLFWWKPTTQNETPVELNN